The Phaeocystidibacter marisrubri DNA segment TTTTTCATCAAATGGAACGCAATGGTTTGTTGACTTCTGAAGAAGTGGATTCCCTTTCAGCCCTTCCTTTCGATCTGGAATTCAACCGCTCTTCACATGATCGCGGTTTAGCGCCATACTTCCGTGAATATGTTCGCGCGTACATGAAAGATTGGGTAAAAGAACACAAGAAACCAGACGGTTCCGAGTACAACATCTACACAGAAGGGCTTCGTATCTATACTACGCTTGATTCACGTATGCAGCGCTACGCGGAAGAAGCGGTTCAAGAGCACATGTCGAACTTGCAACGCGTTTTTCAGGAAGTTGATGGCGATCGTCGAGACTTCCCTTTCTACTTCTCAGGAAATAGTCAGAGTCAGATTAACGGAGTGTTGAACTCGGCCATGAAACAAACCCAGCGTTACCGCACATTAAAGCGCCAAGGGGTTTCCGAAGACAGCATTAAAACCGTTTTTAATACGCCTATTCCATTGGAAGTGTTTTCTTGGAATGGTCCACTTGACACGGTGATGTCTCCACTCGACTCCATCCGATGGATGAAGAGCATTTATCAAGTGGGTATGATGTCTGTCGACCCTCAAACCGGAGCCATCAAAACCTGGGTAGGAGGAGTTGATTATCGCTATTTCAAATACGATCATGTCAACCAAGGAAGACGTCAAGTAGGTTCAACCTTTAAACCATTCGTCTACGCCACCGCTATTGAGCAAAAGCACTACTCTCCATGTATGTTGGTTCCAAACGTGCTCACCTGTATAGAAAGGGGTCAATTTGGATTGATGGAAGATTGGTGTCCGAAGAACTCGGGGGATGAATACGGAGGTGTGGTAACCTTGAAACACGGCCTTGCACATTCCATGAACACCATCACAACCTACTTGATGAAGCAAACAGGGCCTGAACCTGTCATTCGCCTAGCGCGAAGAATGGGAATTAAAGCAGATATTCCCGTAGCTCCATCTATCGCCTTAGGCACCGTAGACCTCAGCGTTTATGAAATGGTGGGCTCGTATACCACATTTGCCAATAAAGGAAACTACACCGCTCCAATTTTCATTACCCGTATAGAAGACAAGAACGGCGTAGTACTGCAAGAATTCCACACCCAGCAAGAGCGTGTGATGAGTGAAGAAGATGCCTATGCCATTGTCAACCTCATGACCGGAGTAACTG contains these protein-coding regions:
- a CDS encoding penicillin-binding protein 1A, whose translation is MAESKKKKVDNDFRKYVKWLWLLFLSPAIGIAACVLLARFGAFGPLPSTEEIANPQSFLASQIISSDNELLGTFFRENRTHAEFENLPSELVNALIATEDERFREHSGIDFRSLARAVLKGGSNGGGSTLTQQLAKQLFSDDFDNVGKIERVMQKFKEWVIATQLEERYTKEEIITLYLNQFDFTYNAVGINSAARTYFNCVPDSLKLHQSAMLVGMVKNPSLYNPLRFPENAMNRRNTVFHQMERNGLLTSEEVDSLSALPFDLEFNRSSHDRGLAPYFREYVRAYMKDWVKEHKKPDGSEYNIYTEGLRIYTTLDSRMQRYAEEAVQEHMSNLQRVFQEVDGDRRDFPFYFSGNSQSQINGVLNSAMKQTQRYRTLKRQGVSEDSIKTVFNTPIPLEVFSWNGPLDTVMSPLDSIRWMKSIYQVGMMSVDPQTGAIKTWVGGVDYRYFKYDHVNQGRRQVGSTFKPFVYATAIEQKHYSPCMLVPNVLTCIERGQFGLMEDWCPKNSGDEYGGVVTLKHGLAHSMNTITTYLMKQTGPEPVIRLARRMGIKADIPVAPSIALGTVDLSVYEMVGSYTTFANKGNYTAPIFITRIEDKNGVVLQEFHTQQERVMSEEDAYAIVNLMTGVTEAGTGVRLRGGGSRPAYERGAVTGYPWTFTNEIAGKTGTTQNQSDGWFMGMVPNLITGVWTGCEDRSAHFRSITFGQGATTALPVWALFMKKCYADPDLNVSQEDFAKPDYPMTIELNCDRYNSTRSGNSGLPGGDEF